In Actinoplanes sp. NBC_00393, a single genomic region encodes these proteins:
- a CDS encoding response regulator, whose protein sequence is MSEAPVAERPTVLVVDDEEDLRDIMRRMLERRGYATLVAGDPEEALSVCREHPGEIAALVTDLTLPGASGGELADTAVDLRPGLGVVFISGLPKDIAVTKGLVGADALLVKKPFTADALLEALKAVLSQPAG, encoded by the coding sequence ATGTCCGAGGCGCCGGTCGCCGAGAGGCCGACTGTCCTGGTCGTCGACGACGAAGAGGACCTGCGCGACATCATGCGCCGGATGCTGGAGCGCCGCGGATACGCGACGCTGGTGGCCGGCGATCCGGAAGAGGCGCTCTCGGTCTGCCGGGAGCATCCGGGCGAGATCGCCGCGCTGGTCACCGACCTGACCCTGCCCGGCGCCTCGGGTGGGGAGCTGGCCGACACCGCCGTCGATCTGCGGCCCGGACTCGGCGTGGTCTTCATCTCCGGGCTGCCCAAGGACATCGCGGTCACGAAGGGCCTGGTCGGCGCGGACGCGCTGCTGGTGAAGAAGCCGTTCACCGCGGACGCCCTGCTCGAGGCGCTCAAGGCGGTGCTTTCTCAGCCCGCGGGGTAG
- a CDS encoding S8 family peptidase, whose protein sequence is MEAAPAAGVISGAGAAGAIPGSYIVVLDPGSAGAGRITSASQELVREYGGTVLDNYSAAVEGFHLSATAAQARRIAADPAVQYVEQDATITTAGRQSGYVPWGADRIDQRSLPLSSTYTYRSAADVTAYVIDTGIRTSHQQFGGRAVDGWDFVDGDAVADDCHGHGTHVAGTVGGATYGVAKDVKLVGLKVLGCDGYGSYTAFIAAVDWVTANAKLPAVANMSLGGPVSRTLDAAIERSIDKGITYAVAAGNENQNACDFSPAGTAAAITVGAVDMADARASFSNYGSCVDLFAPGVNIMSAGKDSDSAVALMSGSSMATPHVAGAIALELAAHPDWTPQQVRDDLVANAGTDLVRDPGTDSPNRMLFTGHLADAA, encoded by the coding sequence GTGGAAGCCGCACCCGCCGCCGGCGTGATCAGCGGCGCGGGCGCCGCCGGGGCCATCCCCGGCAGCTACATCGTCGTACTCGATCCGGGCTCCGCCGGGGCGGGCCGGATCACCTCAGCTTCCCAGGAACTGGTCCGCGAATACGGCGGAACGGTTCTCGACAACTACTCGGCCGCCGTCGAGGGCTTTCATCTGAGCGCGACCGCCGCCCAGGCGCGCCGCATCGCCGCTGACCCCGCTGTCCAGTACGTCGAGCAGGACGCGACGATCACCACGGCCGGCCGGCAGTCCGGGTACGTGCCGTGGGGAGCGGACCGGATCGACCAGCGCTCGCTGCCGCTGTCGAGCACCTACACCTACCGGTCCGCCGCGGACGTCACCGCGTACGTGATCGACACCGGCATCCGCACCAGTCACCAGCAGTTCGGCGGGCGAGCGGTCGACGGCTGGGACTTCGTCGACGGCGACGCGGTCGCCGACGACTGCCACGGGCACGGTACGCACGTCGCCGGCACGGTCGGCGGCGCCACGTACGGCGTGGCCAAGGACGTCAAGCTCGTCGGGCTCAAGGTGCTCGGCTGTGACGGCTACGGCTCGTACACCGCCTTCATCGCGGCCGTCGACTGGGTGACCGCGAACGCGAAGCTGCCCGCGGTGGCGAACATGAGCCTGGGCGGCCCGGTCAGCCGGACGCTGGACGCGGCCATCGAGCGGTCCATCGACAAGGGCATCACGTACGCGGTCGCGGCCGGCAACGAGAACCAGAACGCCTGCGACTTCTCGCCGGCCGGCACCGCAGCCGCGATCACGGTCGGCGCGGTGGACATGGCCGACGCCCGGGCGTCCTTCTCCAACTACGGCAGCTGTGTCGACCTGTTCGCTCCCGGCGTCAACATCATGTCGGCGGGCAAGGACTCGGACTCCGCGGTGGCGCTGATGAGCGGCAGCTCGATGGCGACGCCGCACGTCGCCGGCGCGATCGCGCTGGAGCTCGCCGCCCACCCGGACTGGACGCCGCAGCAGGTCCGCGACGACCTGGTCGCGAACGCCGGCACCGACCTGGTCCGCGACCCGGGCACCGACTCGCCGAACCGCATGCTCTTCACCGGCCACCTGGCCGACGCCGCCTGA
- a CDS encoding DUF7455 domain-containing protein yields MTTLLSPEIDTVGELTERCDRCGAAAKLEVALTSGGELAFCGHHANRHQADILKVASKVRLEEGFDWAGK; encoded by the coding sequence ATGACCACCCTGCTGTCGCCCGAGATCGACACCGTCGGCGAGCTGACCGAGCGCTGCGATCGCTGCGGCGCGGCCGCCAAGTTGGAGGTCGCCCTGACCAGCGGCGGCGAACTGGCGTTCTGTGGCCATCACGCCAACCGGCACCAGGCCGACATCCTCAAGGTCGCGAGCAAGGTGCGCCTCGAGGAGGGCTTCGACTGGGCGGGCAAGTAA
- a CDS encoding sensor histidine kinase: protein MGRLSRLIAGCAGVTVAVLGALDTRTLDDGAPPGGVIPDPAVSLVPAGIALLLQVLPVTGERATRTRTAAAALFALVAAALGAAALADHPAASVAVLLAGLALATLDLRLSPRSGIVAFRIADPLLLGAAIIALVALVPRLFAPTFPAGGGPDGVMPLSMAGSLLLLTTGTILARPETGPLRTLDDSGPRIAVRRLAPALIAAPLIAALVSAFAVRTGISRPAAAVSTGVILAALALLALLAYLVRTLDRADRRQRHLVAELRDRQDFAQTLLQSMNEAVMVLDVNYRVIDVNRRWRELTGHDDLVPDPPPLPPPGTGQDWTIPRADGTEVPVLATMAAIPDAAGSTRGYVATCVDIAERKRAENALTEHAAELERGNAQLAAALTFKNDLTSMLTHDVAQPISSIASLAELLCADWADLPDDIRLELATKIDKNTRRLIKMMNDLQLLFRLDTGTVTARRVPVPLLEVVEAVSAAIGDEGDVEIAIDEELTALADRGHLTVVVENLLKNALGHGSPPIHVRADRRDGGVLLTVQDSGTGIPEELLPNLFGRFIRGSGLGLFIVRHLVEANGGSVRYEHAVPRGARLLVTLEGAPA, encoded by the coding sequence GTGGGCAGGCTGTCCCGGCTGATCGCCGGGTGCGCCGGGGTCACGGTCGCCGTTCTCGGCGCCCTGGACACGCGCACGCTCGACGACGGCGCACCGCCGGGCGGGGTGATCCCCGACCCGGCGGTATCGCTCGTTCCGGCCGGGATCGCGCTGCTGCTGCAGGTCCTGCCGGTCACCGGTGAACGCGCCACCCGTACGCGTACCGCCGCTGCTGCACTGTTCGCCCTGGTCGCCGCCGCCCTCGGCGCTGCGGCCCTGGCCGATCATCCGGCCGCTTCGGTCGCCGTGCTCCTCGCCGGCCTGGCGCTCGCCACCCTCGACCTGCGGCTGAGCCCCCGCTCCGGGATCGTGGCCTTCCGGATCGCCGACCCCCTTCTGCTGGGCGCCGCCATCATCGCGCTGGTCGCCCTGGTCCCCCGGCTCTTCGCGCCGACGTTCCCGGCCGGCGGCGGACCCGACGGCGTCATGCCGCTGTCCATGGCCGGGTCGCTGCTCCTGCTGACCACCGGCACCATCCTGGCCCGGCCGGAAACCGGGCCGTTGCGCACCCTGGACGACTCGGGACCGCGCATCGCCGTACGCCGACTCGCCCCCGCCCTGATCGCCGCGCCCCTCATCGCCGCGCTGGTGAGCGCTTTTGCCGTGCGCACCGGGATCAGCCGCCCGGCTGCCGCGGTGAGCACCGGGGTGATCCTGGCCGCGCTCGCGCTCCTCGCGCTGCTCGCCTACCTGGTCCGCACCCTCGACCGGGCCGACCGGCGGCAGCGTCACCTGGTCGCCGAACTGCGCGATCGGCAGGACTTCGCCCAGACGCTGCTGCAGTCGATGAACGAGGCCGTCATGGTCCTCGACGTCAACTACCGCGTGATCGACGTGAACCGGCGGTGGCGGGAGCTGACCGGGCACGACGACTTGGTCCCCGACCCGCCGCCGCTGCCGCCGCCCGGCACCGGACAGGACTGGACGATCCCGCGGGCCGACGGCACCGAGGTGCCGGTGCTCGCCACCATGGCCGCCATCCCGGACGCCGCCGGCTCGACCCGCGGATATGTCGCGACCTGCGTGGACATCGCCGAACGCAAGCGCGCCGAGAACGCCCTCACCGAGCACGCCGCCGAACTGGAACGCGGCAACGCCCAGCTCGCCGCGGCGCTCACCTTCAAGAACGACCTGACGTCGATGCTTACCCACGACGTGGCGCAGCCGATCAGCTCCATCGCCAGCCTCGCCGAACTGCTCTGCGCCGACTGGGCCGACCTGCCGGACGACATCCGGCTGGAGCTGGCCACGAAGATCGACAAGAACACCCGCCGGCTCATCAAGATGATGAACGACCTGCAGCTGCTGTTCCGGCTGGACACCGGGACGGTCACCGCCCGCCGGGTGCCGGTGCCGCTGCTCGAGGTGGTGGAGGCGGTCAGCGCCGCGATCGGGGACGAGGGCGACGTGGAGATCGCGATCGACGAGGAGCTGACCGCGCTCGCCGACCGGGGGCACCTCACCGTCGTGGTGGAGAACCTGCTGAAGAACGCGCTCGGGCACGGGTCGCCGCCGATCCACGTACGGGCCGACCGGCGGGACGGCGGAGTGCTGCTGACGGTTCAGGACAGCGGCACCGGCATCCCCGAGGAACTGCTGCCCAACCTCTTCGGCCGCTTCATCCGGGGCTCCGGCCTGGGTCTGTTCATCGTCCGCCACCTGGTCGAGGCGAACGGCGGCTCGGTTCGGTACGAGCACGCCGTACCCCGGGGTGCTCGCCTGCTGGTGACCCTGGAGGGCGCGCCCGCATAG
- a CDS encoding SRPBCC family protein has protein sequence MSMVQQAIEVSAPVHTVYEQLAAFENYPRFMTGVRQVTATGADQTHWIMDVDGKRREFDAQIIERSPDERVSWSTMEGPLLAETITLRPMGETKTQVVAQLEADIAFLMPSDRHGQESLNRRLKADLTTFKGLVESGVLGGRPIPTGASAKSLSGMLTRDPASPASVAARIRNRQAGSVGPGAGWDTGTADLGNADPTGTGLTDNPLHNAPTTADLKSPSGIRGAQDLEREMRAAGSAPMGGRTSRADMWGSGMVNEEERG, from the coding sequence ATGAGTATGGTTCAGCAGGCTATCGAGGTCAGCGCACCGGTGCACACGGTGTACGAGCAGCTCGCGGCATTCGAGAACTACCCGCGATTCATGACCGGCGTGCGTCAGGTGACGGCGACCGGGGCTGATCAGACGCACTGGATCATGGATGTCGACGGCAAGCGCCGGGAGTTCGACGCCCAGATCATCGAGCGGTCGCCGGACGAGCGGGTCTCCTGGTCGACCATGGAGGGGCCACTGCTGGCCGAGACGATCACGTTACGCCCGATGGGCGAGACGAAGACCCAGGTCGTCGCGCAGCTGGAGGCTGACATCGCGTTCCTCATGCCGAGCGACCGGCACGGGCAGGAGTCGCTGAACCGCCGTCTCAAGGCCGACCTGACCACGTTCAAGGGTCTGGTCGAGAGCGGTGTGCTGGGTGGCCGCCCGATTCCGACCGGCGCCAGCGCGAAGTCGCTGAGCGGCATGCTCACCCGGGATCCCGCGTCGCCGGCCTCGGTCGCCGCGCGTATCCGCAACCGCCAGGCCGGCTCGGTCGGTCCGGGCGCGGGCTGGGACACCGGTACGGCCGACCTGGGCAACGCCGACCCGACCGGCACCGGCCTCACCGACAACCCTCTGCACAACGCGCCGACCACCGCAGATCTGAAGAGTCCGTCGGGCATCCGCGGCGCCCAGGACCTGGAGCGCGAGATGCGCGCGGCCGGCAGCGCCCCGATGGGCGGCCGGACCAGCCGGGCCGACATGTGGGGCAGCGGCATGGTCAACGAGGAGGAGCGCGGCTGA
- a CDS encoding hydrolase: MGAERESVIGGGAVGTASALDLTVDAHVHTGFAAGRDAVGVVVSAADRAGLTALTFADQAGPDTTWLTAYADAVRRARHRTELRLRVAVEVEVVRPDGWLALPSDLAQLDALSVAVSGLPYGAELLDAREIRLRMNSGALTAEQVAEALVTATVRGLERASRYVPSQLARPLALLAQAGIEDSVLSPALVGELTAACRTTGTVVEISEAWRSPSARMVEMFRDAGVTVVPASDARYAAEVGRWQYLRRL, translated from the coding sequence TTGGGCGCAGAACGCGAATCAGTAATCGGTGGCGGCGCGGTCGGTACCGCCTCGGCGCTGGATCTGACGGTGGATGCCCATGTGCACACCGGTTTCGCGGCCGGCCGGGATGCCGTCGGTGTGGTGGTCTCGGCCGCTGACCGGGCCGGCCTCACCGCGCTCACCTTCGCCGATCAGGCCGGGCCGGACACCACCTGGCTGACCGCTTACGCCGATGCCGTTCGCCGGGCCCGGCACCGCACCGAGCTGCGGCTGCGGGTCGCCGTCGAGGTGGAGGTCGTGCGGCCGGATGGCTGGCTGGCCCTGCCGTCCGACCTGGCTCAGCTGGACGCGCTCTCGGTCGCGGTTTCCGGGCTGCCGTACGGCGCCGAGCTGCTCGACGCCCGGGAGATCCGGCTGCGGATGAACTCCGGCGCCCTCACCGCGGAGCAGGTGGCCGAGGCGCTGGTCACGGCCACCGTGCGGGGCCTCGAGCGGGCTTCCCGGTACGTGCCGTCGCAGCTGGCCCGCCCGCTCGCGTTGCTGGCGCAGGCCGGCATCGAGGACAGCGTGCTCAGCCCGGCGCTGGTCGGCGAACTGACCGCGGCGTGCCGGACCACCGGCACCGTGGTGGAGATCAGCGAAGCCTGGCGAAGCCCGTCTGCGCGAATGGTGGAGATGTTCCGCGATGCGGGCGTGACAGTGGTTCCCGCGAGCGACGCTCGATACGCCGCCGAGGTCGGACGTTGGCAGTACCTGCGCCGCCTCTGA
- the csrA gene encoding carbon storage regulator CsrA: MLVLTRRAGESVMIGDDVVITVLEARGDVIRLGIQAPRDVQVHREEVYRELQDANRAAASPTEDAVHALTRMLEKSDTDE; the protein is encoded by the coding sequence ATGCTTGTGTTGACCCGGCGGGCCGGGGAGAGCGTGATGATCGGCGACGACGTCGTCATCACGGTGCTCGAAGCCCGTGGCGATGTCATCCGGCTGGGTATTCAGGCTCCTCGCGACGTGCAGGTCCATCGTGAGGAGGTGTACCGCGAGCTCCAGGACGCGAACCGCGCGGCCGCCTCACCCACCGAGGACGCCGTCCACGCCCTGACCAGGATGCTGGAGAAGTCCGACACGGACGAGTGA
- the fliW gene encoding flagellar assembly protein FliW, producing MSIRTATRLTEATMTDPSLGLPTISMAVPMPGFPAHREFVLVRLNEEGLLYAFTSIDNPELRFLVAPPEPFFPEYAPEIDNEVFAALNTKDPDRLLLLTVITAGTDQTSANLLAPIVVDRDSMRAMQVVLTGSNYPVRAIMNRNF from the coding sequence ATGAGTATCCGCACCGCCACCCGACTGACTGAGGCCACCATGACCGACCCGTCGCTGGGCCTGCCGACCATCTCGATGGCGGTGCCTATGCCCGGGTTCCCGGCTCACCGGGAGTTCGTTCTGGTGCGACTCAACGAAGAAGGCCTGCTGTACGCCTTCACGTCGATCGACAACCCGGAGCTGCGCTTTCTGGTCGCGCCGCCCGAGCCGTTCTTCCCGGAGTACGCCCCGGAGATCGACAACGAGGTGTTCGCCGCCCTGAACACGAAGGACCCGGACCGTCTGCTGCTGCTCACGGTGATCACCGCCGGCACGGATCAGACATCCGCGAACCTGCTCGCCCCGATCGTGGTGGACCGCGACAGCATGCGTGCCATGCAGGTCGTCCTCACCGGGTCGAACTACCCGGTCCGCGCGATCATGAACCGGAACTTCTGA
- a CDS encoding flagellin N-terminal helical domain-containing protein, with amino-acid sequence MSSSPRVTESSVRTRTMASLQRNLSRTQTAQDQISSGKQLHRPSDSPTGTVTALQLRGEVRANKKYSANADDALGRLGTVQDTLQSASSLVAKVRDLTLAAASAGGGSTPEANNARAAEIEQIRGTLIQFANTKYLDRPVFGGATPEATAYGATGTYAGEEEGKVLRAIGPNAKVRVDVRGPEVFGAETVDDENGNPVKNPEQLFNVLDSLVTAMRDGDSDSITEGLANLDKASGLLNSTLSDVGARYNRVTQMKQSAEDRLMSVSSQLSDIEDVDLPKAIMELQLQQTSYQAALAATAKVIQPSLIDFLR; translated from the coding sequence ATGAGCAGCAGTCCACGTGTTACGGAAAGCAGTGTCCGTACCCGGACAATGGCGAGTCTGCAGCGAAATCTGAGCCGGACACAGACCGCGCAGGATCAGATTTCGAGTGGCAAGCAACTGCATCGCCCGTCGGATTCTCCGACCGGTACCGTAACCGCACTCCAGTTACGTGGAGAAGTGCGCGCGAACAAAAAATATTCGGCGAATGCGGACGATGCCCTGGGCCGGCTCGGCACGGTCCAGGACACCCTGCAGAGCGCGTCCTCGCTGGTTGCCAAGGTCCGCGACCTGACGCTCGCCGCGGCCAGCGCGGGAGGCGGCAGCACGCCCGAGGCGAACAATGCCCGGGCGGCCGAGATCGAGCAGATCAGAGGCACGCTGATCCAGTTCGCGAACACCAAGTACCTGGACCGGCCGGTCTTCGGTGGCGCCACGCCCGAGGCCACCGCCTACGGCGCGACCGGCACCTACGCCGGCGAGGAGGAGGGCAAGGTCCTGCGGGCCATCGGCCCGAACGCCAAGGTACGGGTGGACGTTCGGGGTCCCGAGGTTTTCGGTGCCGAGACGGTGGACGACGAGAACGGCAATCCGGTCAAGAACCCGGAGCAGTTGTTCAATGTCCTCGATTCTCTCGTCACGGCCATGCGCGACGGTGATAGTGACTCCATCACCGAAGGTCTGGCCAATCTCGATAAGGCCTCTGGTCTCCTGAATTCCACTCTTTCGGACGTAGGTGCCCGATACAATCGGGTTACCCAGATGAAGCAGTCCGCTGAGGATCGCTTGATGTCCGTGTCGTCGCAGCTATCCGATATCGAGGATGTCGACCTGCCGAAGGCGATCATGGAATTGCAGCTCCAGCAGACCTCGTATCAGGCCGCCCTGGCCGCCACGGCCAAGGTGATCCAGCCCTCGCTCATCGATTTCCTGAGGTGA
- the flgK gene encoding flagellar hook-associated protein FlgK, giving the protein MGSTFGGLNTALTSLYAQRRGLDVTGQNIANASTEGYTRQRVVMQSQNANLVPGIYSTTSAVGSGVTVSSVERLRNTALDQRSFTEHANSAYHNERAAAYNLIEDVFGEPSDTALQGRLQDMWDGWNSVAANPDKAAPKAALLEQATTVAATLNDASASLNNQYQSTRLGLDTYVKDVNKAADAIAKLNKEIVVATAAGLQANELQDQRGMQMLKLAELTGATATELPNGAISVYVGSAPLVSEFNTRQIEIAPGSALRLEDLDPDGADLDVNLRWTDTEAPVAAGGTIGANMELLAADGTLDAMVKRLNTVATKLATDINARTQGGTDVNGDVHDPAYGADGTPGVAFFVSGNGLPLSAANITVNSAVNATTLAVSSGDPLGVNTPTKILDGTVADSISDLSTSRTGADAEYQQLIGDLGVSAQSSMRRRDIQNAVTDQVDAARDSESGVNLDEEMTNLLTYQRGYEAASRVLTTIDSMLDQLINRTGLVGR; this is encoded by the coding sequence ATGGGCAGCACATTCGGTGGACTCAACACGGCGCTCACCTCGCTCTACGCGCAGCGCCGGGGCTTGGACGTCACAGGTCAGAACATCGCCAACGCCAGCACCGAGGGATACACCCGGCAACGGGTCGTCATGCAATCCCAGAACGCCAACCTGGTGCCCGGCATCTACTCGACCACGAGCGCGGTCGGCAGCGGCGTCACGGTCTCCTCGGTGGAGCGCCTCCGTAACACCGCGCTCGACCAGCGCAGCTTCACCGAGCACGCCAACTCGGCCTACCACAACGAGCGGGCCGCGGCGTACAACCTGATCGAGGACGTCTTCGGCGAACCCAGTGACACCGCGTTGCAGGGCCGGCTGCAGGACATGTGGGACGGCTGGAACTCCGTGGCCGCCAACCCGGACAAGGCTGCGCCCAAGGCGGCTCTGCTCGAGCAGGCCACGACGGTCGCCGCGACGCTGAACGACGCGTCGGCCTCGCTGAACAACCAGTACCAGTCCACCCGGCTGGGGTTGGACACGTACGTCAAGGACGTGAACAAGGCCGCCGACGCGATCGCCAAGCTGAACAAGGAGATCGTGGTGGCGACCGCGGCCGGCCTGCAGGCGAACGAGCTGCAGGACCAGCGGGGCATGCAGATGCTCAAGCTGGCCGAACTGACCGGCGCAACCGCGACGGAACTGCCGAACGGGGCGATCAGCGTCTACGTCGGCAGCGCGCCGCTGGTCAGCGAGTTCAACACCCGGCAGATCGAGATCGCGCCCGGCAGCGCGCTCCGGCTGGAGGATCTGGACCCGGACGGGGCAGACCTCGACGTCAACCTGCGGTGGACGGACACCGAGGCTCCGGTCGCCGCCGGCGGGACCATCGGCGCGAACATGGAACTGCTCGCTGCCGACGGCACACTGGACGCGATGGTGAAGCGGTTGAACACCGTTGCTACCAAGCTGGCGACCGACATCAACGCCCGGACGCAGGGCGGTACGGATGTCAACGGCGACGTGCATGATCCTGCGTACGGCGCCGACGGCACGCCCGGTGTGGCGTTCTTCGTCTCCGGGAACGGGCTGCCGCTCTCCGCCGCCAACATCACGGTCAACTCCGCCGTCAACGCGACCACGCTCGCCGTCTCGTCGGGTGACCCGCTGGGCGTCAACACACCGACCAAGATCCTGGACGGCACGGTCGCCGACAGCATCTCCGACCTGTCCACCTCGCGGACCGGAGCGGACGCCGAGTACCAGCAGCTGATCGGTGATCTCGGCGTGTCCGCGCAGTCCTCGATGCGCCGGCGCGACATCCAGAACGCCGTCACGGACCAGGTGGATGCCGCCCGGGACTCGGAGTCGGGGGTGAACCTCGACGAGGAGATGACCAACCTGCTCACCTATCAGCGCGGTTACGAAGCGGCCTCCCGTGTTCTCACCACGATTGATTCGATGCTCGACCAATTGATCAACCGGACCGGCCTGGTCGGTAGGTAG
- a CDS encoding flagellar protein FlgN: MSLTDLASVLWRSRELLEMLLFKLEEEQLLLASNRSRWLSHATREVEVVLDQIRQTEVIRAAYAQEVAAELGLASDASLGELADAAPDPWSDLLHQHRKAFLMLTSEIRALADVNRDLLTAGQRAARETMLAFAETVETYGPQGQTVSGAVRRPTLVDEAI; the protein is encoded by the coding sequence GTGAGCCTGACCGACCTGGCCAGCGTCCTGTGGCGTTCACGTGAGCTGCTCGAGATGCTGTTGTTCAAGCTTGAGGAGGAGCAGCTGCTCCTCGCGTCCAACCGGTCACGCTGGCTCAGCCACGCCACCCGTGAGGTCGAGGTGGTGCTGGACCAGATCCGGCAGACCGAGGTCATCCGGGCCGCGTACGCCCAGGAGGTCGCCGCCGAACTCGGCCTGGCGTCGGACGCCTCGCTGGGTGAGCTCGCCGATGCGGCACCCGATCCCTGGTCGGATCTGCTGCACCAGCACCGTAAGGCGTTCCTGATGCTGACGTCGGAGATCCGGGCCCTGGCCGACGTCAACCGCGACCTGCTCACCGCGGGTCAGCGCGCGGCTCGCGAAACCATGCTCGCGTTCGCCGAGACTGTGGAAACGTACGGACCGCAGGGCCAGACCGTCAGCGGCGCCGTCCGGCGCCCCACTCTCGTTGATGAGGCGATCTGA
- a CDS encoding flagellin N-terminal helical domain-containing protein, with translation MGLRINQNIAAQNAYRNLSVTDNQMSKSLEKLSSGFRINRAADDAAGLSISEGLRAQTGGLKVAVRNAQDAISVVQTAEGALNEVTSMLQRMRDLAVQASNASLDNDAKNAAQMEFDQLAAEIDRVGDTTAFGKSKLLNGTFGKTEEVTTDSTAKVQSIPAGTYSFQITELGGKDLAATGDEITVSVTTTATSTSAKDLTDAFNAELKKQLRDNDYNGDEISMSFEVAADGSGASFKASGSKEFTVANNVGGILQDTDSDVIEGSTNGDFQIGANAGEKLNVSIGAVTSAALGVNNLDLKRAASGTDPSGAAEAISALDNAIKSISDQRASLGAFQNRFEHTINNLNVAVENLSASESRIRDTDIAQEMVSFTRNQILTQAGTSMLSQANQASQNVLSLLR, from the coding sequence ATGGGTCTTCGTATCAACCAGAACATCGCTGCCCAGAACGCCTACCGGAACCTGTCGGTGACCGACAACCAGATGTCGAAGTCGCTCGAGAAGCTGTCCAGCGGCTTCCGGATCAACCGGGCGGCGGACGACGCGGCCGGCCTCTCGATCTCCGAGGGCCTGCGGGCGCAGACCGGCGGCCTCAAGGTCGCGGTCCGCAACGCTCAGGACGCGATCAGCGTCGTGCAGACCGCTGAGGGCGCGCTGAACGAGGTCACCAGCATGCTCCAGCGCATGCGTGACCTCGCCGTCCAGGCCAGCAACGCTTCGCTCGACAACGACGCGAAGAACGCTGCCCAGATGGAGTTCGACCAGCTGGCCGCCGAGATCGACCGGGTTGGCGACACCACCGCGTTCGGCAAGTCGAAGCTGCTCAACGGCACCTTCGGCAAGACCGAGGAGGTGACCACGGACTCGACCGCGAAGGTGCAGTCGATCCCGGCCGGCACCTACTCGTTCCAGATCACCGAGCTGGGTGGCAAGGACCTGGCCGCTACCGGCGACGAGATCACGGTTTCGGTGACCACCACCGCCACGTCGACGAGCGCCAAGGATCTGACCGACGCGTTCAACGCCGAGCTGAAGAAGCAGCTGCGCGACAACGACTACAACGGTGACGAGATCTCGATGTCCTTTGAGGTCGCCGCCGACGGTAGCGGCGCCAGCTTCAAGGCCTCCGGGTCCAAGGAGTTCACCGTCGCCAACAACGTCGGTGGCATCCTCCAGGACACCGACAGCGATGTGATCGAGGGCAGCACCAACGGTGACTTCCAGATCGGTGCCAACGCCGGCGAGAAGCTGAACGTCTCCATCGGTGCGGTCACCAGCGCGGCGCTGGGGGTCAACAACCTCGACCTGAAGCGGGCCGCTTCCGGGACCGACCCGTCGGGCGCCGCCGAGGCGATCAGCGCGTTGGACAACGCGATCAAGAGCATCTCCGACCAGCGCGCCTCGCTCGGTGCTTTCCAGAACCGTTTCGAGCACACCATCAACAACCTCAACGTGGCGGTGGAGAACCTCTCCGCCTCGGAGTCCCGCATCCGGGACACCGACATAGCCCAGGAGATGGTGTCGTTCACCCGCAACCAGATCCTGACCCAGGCCGGCACCTCGATGCTGTCGCAGGCCAACCAGGCCTCGCAGAACGTGCTGTCGCTGCTGCGCTGA